The Thermomicrobiales bacterium genomic interval ATCGACATGCCGCGACTCCATTGACGCTCCTCGTCGGGCCTGCCGGCTATGGAAAGTCAACGCTGGTTTCGACATGGTTGAGCAGATCGTGCATTCCGCATGCCTGGCTCTTCGTGGACGAGCACGATGCCGACCCAACGGTGTTCACCCGCTCGATTGTCGAGGCGGTCCGACGCTCCAGCCCAGAGCTGATTCCGGAATCGATCGCGCTGCTCCAGGATGAGCACGCTCCATTCCAACAGTTGTTGTCGGTTTTCGTCGAAGAGATCTCTCTCGCCCCTGCGCCCTACGTTCTCGTCATCGATGATTTTCACCGTGCCGAGACACCTGGCACCACCGCAATGCTCGCCATGCTCCTGCGGAGCATTGGAGCGACACCGAGCATTGTGATCATTTCGCGCGCGCGCCCGAACCTGCCGCTCGACGAATTGCGAGCGTATGGCGAACTGGCCGAGCTGGGTAGCGATGAGCTGCGTTTCGATGAAAGCCAATCACGTGCGGTGGTCGAGCAGTCGGTCGACCGCGTATTGCCGGCGGAAGTTGTCGAGGAGATCATCGAGCAAGCGGATGGATGGGTTGTCGGACTTCGATTGTTGGCCGCCTCGCCCGAACCCGCAAGAGCATCGCCCCCGGGAGTAGATACCACACGCTCATCGATTCTGGAACCAAGCGTGGCGCGGTACCTCTTTGCGGAGGTCATCGAGCAACAGCCGCCAGACATCCAGGAGTTTCTGCTGCGCACATCCCTCCTGGAGTTTCTGCAGCCAGCGTTCTGCGACAAGCTCACCGCGCGCACGGACAGTGACGCTGTGCTTGCCTCATTGGCGCATCAGGACCTCTTTATCCAGCTGGTCGACCGGCAGGGCGGGATCTACCGCTATCACCCGCTTTTTCGCGATGCGCTGATGAACCGCCTGAAGCAATCGCGCTCGGACGAGGACGTCCAGAGTCTCTTTCGCGTTGCCGCGCATGAATATGAAATAGCCGGCGACTTCGAGTGGGCAACGCATTTTCACATCCTGGCGGGCGACTGGGACGCAGCGCTTGCGCAGGTGCACGAGCAAGCGGTCGATTGGATGTTGAACGACCAACTCTCGCTGCTCGAACAGTGGACCGGCCGTTTCCCAATCGAAATCCTGTTTCAGGATCGACTCTTGACGTACTGCCGAGCGTGGGTCCTGGTCCGCCTGGGCCGCACCTACCAATGCGAGGAGTTCGTCACCCTCGCGCGTCAGAACATCGATGTGCAAGACGACACCCTGCTCGACCTTCGCCTCGATTCGGTCATCGCCTACGTCCACCTTCTGCGCTACGAGTCCCAGCCGGGACTGCGCATTGTGCGGCGGTGGCTGGACGACTTTCCGCTGCCAGGAACGTTTGAGCACCTTACCTTCATGGTGTTCGAATGCCTGTTCTTCTTCTTCGACGGTCAGCCAATCAAGGCGAGCGCTTTCCTGGAGCAGATCCGTGCTGTCATCGAATCGACCGGACGGCCATGGCTCGACAGTCTCGAAACGGGCTACCGCGGTCGAGTGCTGATGGAAACCGGCGAGAACCTGCGGGCGAAGGCGCTTTTCCGGCAGGCGGTCGAGTTGGGCGAACGCTCGAACGCGCAGCCATTGCACTATGCGCACCTGCTGCTTGCCCAGGCATGTCTCGAATCGCTGGAGCTTCGTTCCGCCCGCAGCAATGCGATTCGCTGTCTCGAGCTGGCCTACACGCTTGGCACCACCGTCCACTCCTCGCCGGCATCTCAAGTGCTCGCGGATGTGGCAATGGTGCGAGGCGACCGGCACGAGACTGACCAACACATTCAGCAAGCAATTGCTGTTGCGCGAAGCTCAGGACTCCACGGCCAGTTGCGGGACGCGCTTGCCCGCCGCGCGCACTATTCGATTTCTGCTGGCGATCCTGACAGCGCCTCGCAGTGGGCCACCAAACTCTTGGCTGGCGAGCTGCATCTGGGTGACTTCCAGGGGTACAAAGAGCACAGTGTGCTGGCCCGCTATCTCATCTCGGTGGGTCAGGTGAACGAAGGACTGGCCATCGTCGATGCGTTGCTCGAACGGGCTCGCATCGATCACCGTCGCAGGCATGAGTTCGAAATGATAATCCTGCGTGCCTGGGGAATGTGGCGTCAGGGCGATCAACTTGGCGCTATGGCGCAGTTTCGGCCGGCATTGCGCCGCGCAATCGAGCACCAGTGGACGTACACGCTCGCGCAGGACGTTCTCCCGCTCTCACCGATGCTGGAACAAATCAGCTCCGATCCAGAACTGGGAACGTTTGCCCGGACGATACTGCGCGAGCGGCGCGATCAGTTGCAAGCGCAGGTGGTGCTGGATTCGACAGGTTCTCCGTTGACGCCCAGAGAGCGCGACATGTTGGCCGGGCTGCTGACCGGCAAATCCAACCGCGAGCTCGCTGACGAGATGTTCATCTCGGAGTACACCGTCAAGCGGCACCTCTCCAATCTCTACACCAAGTTGGGCGTCTCCAGCCGAGCGCAAGCAATCGCGTTCTTCGCAAACCGGGTGGACGACTAAGCGGCCGCGGTCAGTAGTCTTCGGTCGCTCCCGTGACGGATACCTGCTCCAATTCGCTGACGCCCTCGCTCGATTCCGAGACCTTCCAGACCTCATCGAACATCGAAGCCGCACGCACATCATC includes:
- a CDS encoding LuxR C-terminal-related transcriptional regulator — translated: MSHQPPVALTNPDPPQPGNGHSRIGPAKFTRPRTPAGLVAREAQIAFLNRHAATPLTLLVGPAGYGKSTLVSTWLSRSCIPHAWLFVDEHDADPTVFTRSIVEAVRRSSPELIPESIALLQDEHAPFQQLLSVFVEEISLAPAPYVLVIDDFHRAETPGTTAMLAMLLRSIGATPSIVIISRARPNLPLDELRAYGELAELGSDELRFDESQSRAVVEQSVDRVLPAEVVEEIIEQADGWVVGLRLLAASPEPARASPPGVDTTRSSILEPSVARYLFAEVIEQQPPDIQEFLLRTSLLEFLQPAFCDKLTARTDSDAVLASLAHQDLFIQLVDRQGGIYRYHPLFRDALMNRLKQSRSDEDVQSLFRVAAHEYEIAGDFEWATHFHILAGDWDAALAQVHEQAVDWMLNDQLSLLEQWTGRFPIEILFQDRLLTYCRAWVLVRLGRTYQCEEFVTLARQNIDVQDDTLLDLRLDSVIAYVHLLRYESQPGLRIVRRWLDDFPLPGTFEHLTFMVFECLFFFFDGQPIKASAFLEQIRAVIESTGRPWLDSLETGYRGRVLMETGENLRAKALFRQAVELGERSNAQPLHYAHLLLAQACLESLELRSARSNAIRCLELAYTLGTTVHSSPASQVLADVAMVRGDRHETDQHIQQAIAVARSSGLHGQLRDALARRAHYSISAGDPDSASQWATKLLAGELHLGDFQGYKEHSVLARYLISVGQVNEGLAIVDALLERARIDHRRRHEFEMIILRAWGMWRQGDQLGAMAQFRPALRRAIEHQWTYTLAQDVLPLSPMLEQISSDPELGTFARTILRERRDQLQAQVVLDSTGSPLTPRERDMLAGLLTGKSNRELADEMFISEYTVKRHLSNLYTKLGVSSRAQAIAFFANRVDD